A region of Chiloscyllium plagiosum isolate BGI_BamShark_2017 chromosome 37, ASM401019v2, whole genome shotgun sequence DNA encodes the following proteins:
- the LOC122541488 gene encoding zinc-binding protein A33-like isoform X1, giving the protein MEDDLSCVVCYDLYKDPVLIDCDHSFCRSCITQYWEQVVTAPCPVCRQEASSRTLRPFHILADIVETFVKSEKAGEIRQECSLHKKQLKLFCQTDNQLICISCMISKDHQNHEVLPVEEAAEEFKDKLKTLMKLILDKQQECNTVQSDYEKTFTHIQRQCVNTEKQIQADFEKLHQFLHEEERIVLEDLKLEKEKKIQEMKERIAKITEEISSLSVTLQDIKQELREQDNVKFLKRFQDIQKSVKQPLPEPQKVYPLINVGKYIGSLQYRLWKKMLTVINTAPVTLDPNTAAPSLRLSEDLRTVRYIGSRQQLPKNPERFDPYVFVLGSEGFTSGKHSWEVDVGNKTEWNVGVVKESCIRREKFKLTPGDGYLTVNLKNGHEYLACDKPPKLLELSVQPRKIRICLDYEGGKVSFYNAENKTLIYTFTGTFTEKLYPSFSPSITYGDKNVEALKICPQRVTIWEDENFILSSK; this is encoded by the exons ATGGAAGATGATCTTTCCTGtgttgtttgctatgatctgtacAAAGATCCTGTCTTAATCGATTGTGATCACAGTTTCTGCCGATCCTGTATAACCCAGTACTGGGAGCAAGTGGTCACTGCCCCTTGTCCTGTCTGTAGACAGGAGGCTTCCTCCAGGACCCTGAGACCATTCCACATCCTCGCCGACATCGTGGAGACATTTGTAAAAAGTGAGAAAGCTGGTGAAATTCGGCAGGAATGCAGCCTACACAAAAAGCAGTTAAAATTATTTTGTCAAACTGACAATCAGCTCATCTGCATCAGCTGTATGATTTCAAAAGATCATCAAAACCATGAGGTGCTGCCAGTGGAAGAAGCTGCTGaagagtttaag GACAAATTGAAGACTTTGATGAAACTGATTCTGGACAAGCAGCAGGAATGTAACACTGTGCAGAGTGATTATGAGAAAACATTTACTCACATTCAG CGTCAGTGTGTAAATACAGAAAAACAGATTCAAGCCGACTTTGAAAAACTTCACCAGTTCCTTCATGAGGAGGAGAGGATTGTGTTGGAAGATCTGAaactggaaaaagaaaaaaagattcaGGAGATGAAGGAGAGGATTGCAAAGATAACAGAAGAAATCTCATCCCTTTCAGTCACTCTCCAGGATATTAAACAAGAGCTAAGGGAACAAGACAATGTCAAGTTTTTAAAG AGATTTCAGGATATACAGAAAAG TGTGAAGCAACCCCTCCCAGAGCCACAGAAGGTTTACCCTTTAATAAATGTGGGCAAGTACATTGGCTCCCTGCAGTACAGACTGTGGAAAAAGATGCTGACGGTGATTAATACGG CTCCAGTCACCTTGGACCCGAATACAGCAGCCCCTTCCCTTAGACTGTCTGAGGACCTGCGCACTGTGAGATACATCGGGAGTCGGCAGCAGCTTCCCAAGAATCCAGAGAGATTTGATCCCTACGTCTTCGTCTTGGGATCAGAGGGATTCACATCAGGGAAACATTCCTGGGAGGTGGACGTAGGGAACAAAACTGAGTGGAATGTGGGTGTAGTCAAGGAGTCCTGCATCAGGAGGGAGAAATTTAAACTGACTCCAGGTGATGGGTACTTGACAGTGAACCTGAAAAATGGACACGAGTATTTAGCTTGTGATAAACCGCCAAAACTCTTAGAGCTGAGTGTGCAGCCCAGAAAGATTCGTATCTGCTTGGACTATGAGGGAGGGAAGGTGTCCTTTTATAACGCAGAGAACAAGACCCTTATTTACACTTTCACTGGGACATTTACTGAGAAACTCTATCCTTCCTTCAGCCCATCGATCACTTATGGGGATAAAAACGTAGAAGCACTGAAAATCTGTCCCCAGAGAGTAACAATCTGGGAGGATGAGAATTTTATCCTTTCCTCCAAATAA
- the LOC122541567 gene encoding zinc-binding protein A33-like — protein sequence LNTVLSRHSDPSFTMEADLSCAVCYDLYKDPVLLNCDHSFCRFCVTQYWEKADTACCPVCRKETSSRTLRPNRTLSNIVETFVKSGGGGEMQMECSRHKEKITLFCKSDNQLICLVCQSSKSHQNHEVLPVEEAAEELKEELQTSLKPIQDKKKECETVKSDYEKTLSHIQDQGVKTEKQIKAEFEKLHQFLHEEERIVLEDLNLEKEKSSQKVKERIEKITEEISSLSVTVQDIEQELREQDSITFLTKFPDTKQRVKLTFPEPQKVYPLINVGKYIGSLQYIQVAPVTLDPNTANLYLLLSEDLSTMKNTGKWEQRPNNPERFDRCPCVLGLEGFTSGRHSWEVEVGNKPQWNIGVAKESINRKGQIYLSPSKGYWAVVRRDGNEYLACDEPWKHLKLSVNPRKIRVYLDYEGGEVSFYNSENKTHIYTFNGTFTEKLYPFFSPGFNIECKNPEPLKTCPQSVTIQEDDGSVHFSNSK from the exons CTTAACACTGTGCTATCGCGGCACAGTGATCCGTCTTTCACGATGGAAGCTGATCTTTCCTGTgctgtttgctatgatctgtatAAAGATCCTGTCTTACTCAACTGTGATCACAGCTTCTGTCGATTCTGTGTGACCCAGTACTGGGAGAAAGCTGACACTGCCTGCTGTCCTGTCTGTAGAAAGGAGACTTCCTCCAGGACCCTGAGACCCAAccgcactctctccaacatcGTGGAGACATTTGtaaaaagtggtggaggtggtgaaATGCAGATGGAATGCAGCCGACACAAGGAAAAGattacattattttgtaaatctgaCAATCAGCTCATCTGTCTGGTTTGTCAGTCTTCAAAAAGTCATCAGAACCATGAGGTGCTGCCAGTGGAAGAAGCTGCTGAAGAGTTGAAG GAGGAACTGCAGACCTCCCTGAAGCCAATTCAGGACAAGAAGAAGGAATGTGAAACTGTGAAAAGTGATTATGAGAAAACATTGTCCCACATTCAG GACCAAGGTGTAAAAACAGAGAAACAGATTAAAGCTGAATTTGAaaaacttcaccagtttctccatGAGGAAGAGAGGATTGTGTTGGAAGATCTGAACCTGGAGAAAGAGAAAAGCAGTCAGAAGGTGAAGGAGAGGATTGAAAAAATAACAGAGGAAATCTCATCCCTTTCAGTCACTGTTCAGGATATTGAACAAGAGCTGAGGGAACAGGACAGCATCACATTTTTAACA AAATTTCCGGATACAAAGCAAAG AGTGAAGCTAACTTTCCCAGAGCCACAGAAGGTTTACCCTTTAATAAATGTGGGCAAGTACATTGGCTCCCTGCAGTACATACAGGTGG CTCCAGTGACCTTGGACCCTAATACTGCCAATCTTTACCTTCTCCTGTCTGAGGACCTGAGCACTATGAAAAACACTGGGAAATGGGAGCAGCGTCCGAACAATCCAGAGAGATTTGATCGATGTCCCTGTGTTTTGGGATTGGAGGGATTCACATCAGGGAGACATTCCTGGGAGGTAGAGGTGGGGAACAAGCCTCAATGGAATATCGGTGTGGCCAAGGAATCCATCAACAGGAAGGGACAGATCTACCTCAGTCCAAGTAAAGGATATTGGGCAGTGGTGCGAAGAGATGGGAATGAATACTTGGCTTGTGATGAGCCATGGAAACATTTAAAGCTGAGTGTGAATCCGAGGAAGATCCGAGTCTATCTGGATTATGAGGGAGGGGAGGTGTCCTTTTATAACTCAGAGAACAAGACCCATATCTACACTTTCAATGGGACATTCACTGAGAAACTCTACCCCTTCTTCAGTCCAGGTTTTAATATCGAGTGTAAAAATCCAGAACCACTCAAAACCTGTCCCCAGTCAGTAACCATCCAGGAGGATGATGGGTCAGTCCATTTCTCCAACTCGAAATAA